The following coding sequences are from one Cygnus olor isolate bCygOlo1 chromosome 2, bCygOlo1.pri.v2, whole genome shotgun sequence window:
- the BCL2 gene encoding apoptosis regulator Bcl-2 isoform X2 translates to MAHPGRRGYDNREIVLKYIHYKLSQRGYDWAAGEDRAPAPTALAPAAAAVAAAGTPSRHRPAGLLSPHPEPPGSAAASEAPPGEGLRPAPPVVHLALRQAGDEFSRRYQRDFAQMSGQLHLTPFTARGRFVAVVEELFRDGVNWGRIVAFFEFGGVMCVESVNREMSPLVDSIAAWMTEYLNRHLHNWIQDNGGWMPASCHSLPCCVIL, encoded by the coding sequence ATGGCTCATCCCGGGAGAAGAGGCTACGATAACCGGGAGATAGTGCTGAAGTACATCCACTATAAACTCTCGCAGAGGGGATACGACTGGGCTGCCGGCGAGGACAGGGCGCCCGCGCCTACGGCTCtcgctcctgctgctgctgcggttgctgctgctgggactcCTTCCCGCCACCGCCCTGCCGGGCTGCTGTCCCCgcaccccgagccccccggctCGGCTGCTGCTAGCGAGGCGCCCCCGGGCGAGGGGctgcgccccgcgccccccgtGGTCCACCTTGCCCTGCGCCAGGCCGGGGACGAGTTCTCCCGCCGCTACCAGCGGGACTTCGCCCAGATGTCCGGCCAGCTGCACCTGACGCCTTTCACGGCCAGAGGCCGCTTCGTGGCCGTGGTGGAGGAGCTCTTCCGAGACGGGGTGAACTGGGGCCGGATCGTGGCCTTCTTCGAGTTCGGCGGCGTGATGTGCGTCGAGAGCGTCAACCGGGAGATGTCTCCCCTGGTGGACAGCATCGCCGCCTGGATGACCGAGTACCTGAACCGGCACCTGCACAACTGGATCCAGGACAATGGAGGCTGG